In Pseudomonas putida, a genomic segment contains:
- a CDS encoding FadR/GntR family transcriptional regulator, with protein sequence MISSSTVVNSVVEKLRKALARGQWRSGDMLPGQRELAEQLGISRPSLREAVIVLETLGLVRSLPGKGVLVLDADAAGAESPSSEASAAASLADVLELRYTLEPFIVGLVAQSANSQDIGQLRLTLMDMREALDAEDSEAGVAAYIAFHQALFALTSNPIFQSVVQQTGNALKQSADMLRNSPEHLAARLRENEAVVRAIRERNSAQASAQMRRHILAEGLRMGIELNVPDDQPGL encoded by the coding sequence GTGATCAGCTCATCGACCGTCGTCAACTCAGTGGTGGAAAAACTGCGCAAGGCCTTGGCCCGCGGACAATGGCGCAGTGGTGACATGCTGCCCGGCCAGCGCGAGCTGGCCGAACAGCTGGGCATCAGCCGCCCCAGCCTGCGCGAAGCGGTGATCGTATTGGAGACCTTGGGCCTGGTGCGTTCGTTACCCGGCAAAGGCGTGCTGGTGCTCGATGCCGATGCGGCAGGAGCCGAGTCGCCCAGCAGCGAAGCCAGCGCCGCCGCCAGCCTGGCCGACGTGCTGGAGCTGCGCTACACCCTCGAGCCTTTCATCGTCGGCCTGGTCGCGCAATCGGCCAACAGCCAGGACATCGGCCAACTGCGCCTGACCCTGATGGACATGCGCGAGGCGCTCGACGCCGAGGATAGCGAGGCCGGCGTGGCGGCCTACATTGCCTTCCACCAGGCGCTGTTCGCCCTGACCAGCAACCCGATTTTCCAGAGCGTGGTGCAACAGACCGGCAATGCCCTCAAGCAGAGCGCCGACATGTTGCGCAATTCACCTGAGCACCTGGCCGCACGCCTGCGCGAGAACGAAGCGGTGGTGCGCGCCATCCGCGAACGCAACAGCGCCCAGGCCAGTGCCCAGATGCGCCGGCACATCCTCGCCGAAGGCCTGCGCATGGGCATCGAACTGAACGTTCCCGACGACCAACCGGGCCTTTAG
- a CDS encoding GntR family transcriptional regulator — protein sequence MTDHAALPLPALLAAGETRLSAEQIYPRLFDAILEQRLPPGSLLPEQALGNVFGVSRTVIRRVLGRLSDQQVVVQRPSHTAHLAVPDPQQARQVLSARRLTETTLIGLAAQRARPTQIRQLRQLVERERQHHQRGERCAAIRLGGEFHLKLAQVAANAPLARFLNGLVPMTSLIIARYEAPDCEHCAWQEHAAIIDALEQAGGAAALALMHEHLDRLEGKLDLD from the coding sequence ATGACCGACCACGCCGCCCTCCCCCTGCCCGCCCTGCTGGCCGCTGGCGAAACCAGGCTGTCAGCCGAACAGATCTACCCACGCCTGTTCGACGCCATTCTCGAACAGCGCCTGCCCCCCGGCAGCTTGTTGCCCGAACAGGCCCTGGGCAACGTTTTCGGTGTCAGCCGCACGGTGATCCGCCGGGTGCTCGGGCGCCTCTCGGACCAGCAGGTGGTGGTGCAGCGTCCGAGCCACACGGCGCACCTGGCCGTGCCCGACCCGCAACAGGCACGCCAGGTGCTCAGCGCCCGGCGCCTGACCGAGACCACGCTGATCGGCCTGGCCGCGCAACGCGCGCGGCCCACGCAGATTCGCCAACTGCGTCAACTGGTGGAGCGTGAACGCCAGCATCATCAGCGCGGCGAACGCTGCGCGGCCATCCGCCTGGGCGGCGAGTTTCACCTCAAACTCGCTCAGGTCGCCGCCAATGCCCCGTTGGCGCGCTTTCTCAATGGCCTGGTGCCGATGACTTCGCTGATCATCGCCCGCTACGAGGCTCCAGACTGCGAACACTGCGCCTGGCAGGAGCACGCCGCCATCATCGACGCGCTGGAACAGGCCGGTGGCGCGGCGGCGCTGGCCTTGATGCACGAGCATCTGGACCGCCTGGAAGGCAAGCTCGACCTCGACTGA
- a CDS encoding C4-dicarboxylate transporter DctA, which produces MLKWCSRSIFLQVVLGLALGIACGLSFPDLSLQLKPLGDGFIKLIKMLIGLIVFCVVVSGISGAGDLKKVGRIGLKSVIYFEVLTTLALVIGLVFAFSSGIGSGANIHLDQLSSADASSLAERGQHIHGATAFFMDLIPTSVVGAFADNNILQVLLFSVLFGSALNLVGDSAAGISRLINELSHVVFRIMGMIVRLAPIGVFGAIAFTTSKYGLESLQHLGGLVALFYLTCAGFVLIVLGTVMRLSGLKLLPFIKYLREELTIVLGTASSDAVLPQIMRKLEHLGIGSSTVGLVIPTGYSFNLDGFSIYLTLAIVFIANATGTPLEMTDLLTILLVSLVTSKGAHGIPGSALVILAATLTAVPAIPVVGLVLVLAVDWFMGIGRALTNLIGNCVATVAIARWEKDIDLERAHNVLDGKPGFAHTPRKPANVQQQEF; this is translated from the coding sequence ATGCTCAAATGGTGCTCGCGTTCGATCTTCCTTCAAGTCGTGCTCGGCCTTGCCCTCGGCATCGCCTGCGGCCTCAGCTTTCCCGACCTTTCCTTGCAGCTCAAACCCCTGGGCGACGGCTTTATCAAGCTGATCAAGATGCTCATCGGGCTGATCGTGTTCTGCGTGGTGGTCAGCGGTATTTCCGGTGCCGGCGACCTGAAGAAGGTCGGGCGCATCGGCCTGAAGTCAGTGATCTACTTCGAAGTGCTCACCACCCTGGCCCTGGTGATCGGCCTGGTGTTCGCCTTCAGCAGCGGCATCGGCAGCGGCGCCAATATCCACCTCGACCAGTTGTCCAGCGCCGATGCCAGCAGCCTGGCCGAGCGCGGCCAGCACATCCATGGCGCCACCGCGTTCTTCATGGACCTGATCCCGACTTCGGTGGTGGGCGCCTTCGCCGATAACAACATTCTCCAGGTGCTGCTGTTCTCGGTGCTGTTCGGCAGCGCCCTGAACCTGGTGGGTGACTCCGCCGCCGGCATCTCGCGACTGATCAACGAGCTCAGCCACGTGGTGTTCCGCATCATGGGCATGATCGTGCGCCTGGCCCCCATCGGTGTGTTCGGCGCCATCGCCTTCACCACCAGCAAGTACGGCCTGGAGTCGCTGCAGCACCTGGGCGGCCTGGTGGCACTGTTCTACCTGACCTGCGCCGGCTTCGTGCTGATCGTCCTCGGCACGGTGATGCGCCTGTCCGGGCTCAAGCTGCTGCCATTCATCAAGTACCTGCGCGAAGAACTGACCATCGTCCTCGGCACCGCTTCGTCCGATGCCGTGCTGCCGCAGATCATGCGCAAGCTCGAACACCTGGGCATCGGCAGCTCCACGGTCGGCCTGGTGATCCCCACCGGTTATTCGTTCAACCTCGACGGTTTCTCGATCTACCTGACCCTGGCCATCGTGTTCATCGCCAACGCCACCGGCACGCCACTGGAGATGACCGACCTGCTGACCATCCTGCTGGTGTCGCTGGTGACGTCCAAGGGCGCTCACGGCATCCCAGGCTCGGCGCTGGTGATCCTGGCCGCCACCCTGACCGCCGTTCCGGCCATCCCGGTGGTCGGCCTGGTGCTGGTGCTGGCGGTGGACTGGTTCATGGGCATTGGCCGGGCGCTGACCAACCTGATCGGCAACTGCGTCGCCACCGTGGCCATCGCCCGCTGGGAAAAGGACATCGACCTCGAGCGTGCGCACAACGTGCTCGACGGCAAGCCAGGCTTCGCCCACACGCCGCGCAAGCCAGCCAATGTCCAGCAACAGGAATTCTGA